In one Niallia taxi genomic region, the following are encoded:
- a CDS encoding DMT family transporter, with protein sequence MTIFLYSLMCFIFGTTFLAIKVGVDEGFPPFLSAGIRFLAAGAILYLILLARKKTSWKLLWRKELMFTGFTLTFITFACLYWAEQFVSSGIAAVLSASAPIIIILIQTAFMGIKIDKASIVGIILGFIGVFFLFLPGLSITWNTFWIIGCGIILFGQFGYATGSIWSGKTISTFKKESPMALNAVQMIYGGLFLLLLSLFAGEPAPNITIPGLLSILYLTVAGSMIAHTIYYYLVAKTNAFLPSTWLYVSPLIALTIGHFFYNEAVHPVMLVGVLLILSSLILVNLGKILQFVSIKKMASSK encoded by the coding sequence AACTACTTTTTTAGCAATCAAGGTTGGAGTTGACGAAGGCTTTCCACCCTTTCTGTCTGCAGGAATCCGTTTTTTGGCTGCAGGCGCAATTCTGTATTTAATTTTGCTTGCCCGCAAAAAAACATCCTGGAAGCTTCTTTGGCGTAAAGAGCTAATGTTCACAGGGTTTACCTTGACCTTTATAACCTTTGCTTGCCTTTATTGGGCAGAACAATTTGTTTCCTCAGGCATTGCAGCAGTGCTGTCAGCTTCTGCACCAATTATCATTATCCTCATCCAAACTGCCTTTATGGGAATAAAAATTGATAAGGCAAGCATTGTTGGTATCATACTAGGATTTATTGGAGTTTTCTTCCTATTTCTGCCAGGTCTATCCATCACTTGGAATACTTTCTGGATTATCGGGTGCGGAATTATCCTTTTTGGTCAATTTGGCTATGCAACAGGTTCAATTTGGTCTGGGAAAACGATTAGTACATTTAAAAAGGAAAGTCCAATGGCATTGAATGCTGTGCAAATGATATACGGAGGACTGTTTCTGCTGCTTTTATCTCTATTCGCAGGGGAACCTGCGCCTAATATAACCATACCGGGACTTTTGTCGATTCTTTATTTGACTGTAGCAGGGTCCATGATTGCCCATACTATCTATTATTATCTTGTCGCAAAAACAAATGCCTTTCTTCCTTCGACATGGTTATATGTTTCACCTTTAATCGCGTTAACAATAGGTCACTTTTTTTATAACGAAGCTGTTCATCCGGTCATGCTTGTTGGTGTTTTACTGATTTTATCAAGCCTTATTTTAGTAAACCTTGGAAAGATACTGCAATTTGTGTCCATAAAAAAAATGGCATCCTCTAAATGA
- a CDS encoding polysaccharide biosynthesis protein — protein sequence MSSFYKGTFLLIVTAFFGECIEFLINMVMARELGEQGLGLFMTVLPTIFLIVLLASFELPVSISKFIAEKDSVYHHSMLQQVIKWTIIFTIVLTIVAGFVIPFIPIFQDYHPILKWLVLLLLPVISFTSIARGFFMGKQQMGKIAASNFLRKIVQLGMLVFLFQWFSFDLETSVLIAFCTIVGSDLVVFLYLLHMFFVQYQRIRKGENERMGGKAIWKDLLSVSIPTTGLRIFHALSHAIQPFLIKGALVASGITAANATEQYGMLAGIALTIGFFPAFIAHSFMTMLIPTVSKAYAERNYSHLQHLLKQVMLITLGYGSVAIAIFYFYAEPLTMKFFHSSQAASIVQLLWPYFFLHYFTIPMQAFLIGLGLLKDAVFHSVWATIFSYTAIYYLGSLSHLQMGGIAIGMNLGAVILALLHYLTICKKIGFSIWLSPGKQAHQ from the coding sequence ATGAGCTCATTTTATAAAGGTACGTTTTTATTGATTGTTACGGCGTTTTTTGGTGAATGTATTGAGTTTTTGATTAACATGGTTATGGCGAGGGAATTGGGGGAACAGGGACTTGGACTTTTCATGACAGTTCTGCCGACAATATTCCTTATTGTGCTGCTGGCGAGCTTTGAGCTTCCTGTCTCTATTTCGAAGTTTATTGCTGAAAAGGATTCAGTCTATCATCACAGTATGCTTCAACAAGTAATAAAATGGACAATCATCTTTACAATTGTGCTGACGATAGTCGCTGGTTTCGTCATTCCGTTTATTCCAATATTCCAGGACTATCACCCAATCTTAAAATGGCTCGTTCTTTTGCTGCTGCCGGTTATTTCCTTTACGTCGATTGCAAGAGGCTTCTTTATGGGCAAACAGCAAATGGGAAAAATAGCAGCATCTAATTTCCTGCGGAAAATTGTTCAACTAGGAATGCTTGTTTTTCTTTTTCAATGGTTTTCCTTTGATTTGGAAACATCTGTTTTAATCGCATTTTGTACCATTGTTGGCAGTGATTTAGTAGTATTTTTGTATTTGCTTCATATGTTTTTCGTTCAGTATCAACGTATTAGAAAAGGTGAAAATGAGCGAATGGGTGGCAAGGCAATTTGGAAGGATCTTTTGTCTGTCTCCATTCCGACGACAGGCTTACGGATTTTTCATGCATTGTCCCATGCTATACAGCCCTTTTTAATAAAAGGCGCATTGGTTGCATCTGGTATAACTGCAGCAAATGCGACAGAGCAGTATGGGATGCTTGCAGGGATTGCCTTGACTATAGGCTTTTTTCCGGCATTCATTGCGCATTCCTTTATGACAATGCTTATTCCGACCGTGTCAAAGGCTTATGCTGAAAGGAATTACTCACATTTACAGCATCTGCTTAAGCAAGTGATGCTGATAACCCTTGGGTACGGGTCAGTTGCTATTGCCATTTTTTACTTTTATGCAGAGCCGCTGACAATGAAATTCTTTCACTCATCTCAAGCTGCTTCCATTGTGCAATTATTATGGCCGTATTTCTTCTTGCACTATTTCACGATTCCAATGCAGGCTTTCCTTATTGGCCTCGGACTCTTAAAGGATGCGGTATTCCACTCGGTTTGGGCTACTATTTTTTCGTATACAGCTATCTATTATCTTGGCTCCTTAAGCCATTTACAGATGGGTGGCATTGCAATAGGCATGAATTTAGGTGCTGTCATTCTAGCACTGCTGCATTATTTAACTATTTGCAAAAAAATCGGCTTTTCCATTTGGCTTTCACCAGGCAAACAAGCACATCAATAA
- a CDS encoding PspA/IM30 family protein yields the protein MANLLERIKNAVMADINEVLDKKENKNPLALLNQYLRECEKETEKVKELVKRQYVLKEAFTKELKEAEELAAKRKKQAEIASQAGEEELFSFAQTEQNHYEERIVRLTESLKITDKQTSELEAKYAEMKHKLKDMNIRRLELMGKENMTRASYTMNKITDKQGDSAGTAKFDEMETYIDGLEKKITNKYYQHTIDEKIAALEKKIEEKKDETFTS from the coding sequence ATGGCAAACCTATTAGAAAGAATTAAAAATGCAGTAATGGCAGATATAAATGAAGTGCTCGACAAAAAGGAAAATAAAAACCCCCTAGCGCTTCTTAACCAATATTTAAGAGAATGTGAAAAAGAAACAGAAAAAGTAAAAGAGCTTGTGAAACGACAATATGTATTAAAAGAAGCATTCACAAAAGAGCTTAAAGAGGCTGAGGAACTTGCTGCAAAACGTAAAAAGCAAGCAGAAATCGCTTCACAGGCTGGTGAAGAGGAGCTGTTCTCTTTTGCTCAAACAGAACAAAATCATTATGAGGAAAGAATTGTCCGTTTAACTGAATCACTGAAAATCACGGATAAGCAGACAAGTGAGCTAGAAGCAAAATATGCAGAAATGAAGCATAAACTGAAGGACATGAACATTCGTCGTCTTGAGCTGATGGGGAAAGAAAACATGACTAGAGCTTCTTACACAATGAATAAAATTACCGATAAACAAGGGGATTCTGCCGGAACAGCTAAGTTCGATGAAATGGAAACATATATCGACGGTTTGGAGAAAAAGATAACTAACAAGTACTATCAGCATACAATTGATGAAAAAATAGCTGCTTTAGAAAAAAAGATTGAGGAAAAGAAAGATGAAACTTTCACTTCCTGA
- a CDS encoding RNA polymerase sigma factor, translated as MMEPLINNCTGDCNEACYEEIIKEHGNAIFAYILSLVKHKELAEDIYQEVLISSYLSFSSFEDYSKAKSWLYKIAINKCRDYWRKEKTSKKFWEETVYTYVRETSVSLPPEDTIINKCAHEEMIDTLEELPQMYKEPLLLFYYHNNTLLEISDKTKTPLSTVKTRMKRAKEQLRPKVNKLVSI; from the coding sequence ATGATGGAACCCCTAATTAATAACTGCACAGGTGATTGTAATGAAGCCTGTTATGAAGAGATAATTAAAGAACATGGAAATGCGATATTTGCTTATATCCTTTCATTGGTCAAACATAAAGAACTAGCCGAAGATATTTATCAGGAAGTACTTATATCTTCATATCTATCGTTTTCTTCCTTCGAAGATTACAGTAAAGCAAAAAGCTGGTTATATAAAATAGCGATAAATAAATGCCGTGATTATTGGAGAAAAGAAAAGACATCGAAGAAATTCTGGGAGGAAACGGTATATACATATGTACGGGAGACATCCGTTTCCTTACCGCCAGAGGATACAATTATAAACAAATGTGCGCATGAAGAAATGATTGATACATTAGAAGAGCTGCCGCAAATGTACAAGGAGCCTCTTCTATTATTCTATTATCATAACAATACATTGCTAGAAATTAGCGACAAAACAAAAACGCCCCTTTCAACGGTTAAAACACGCATGAAAAGAGCAAAAGAGCAATTGCGTCCAAAAGTAAATAAACTGGTCTCCATTTAA
- the liaF gene encoding cell wall-active antibiotics response protein LiaF, translating into MFQRIKKDFAGWIVIIAGFLLLLEIFVLHPGLIFSFLVSIGLMYYGKKGRKRKIGKLMFWAGLLVLLISVLNMFTVKFLLFSLLFYWFVQYIQKKNNKEVIKPIIKHKEAGDADEVIIKKEPMFRNRLFQRNETPDHVYEWKDINIQTGASDTIIDLSYTVLPQGETVIAVRNLVGNVKIYIPYDLEVSINHSVLLGSAYIFDEENAVNAFNMNIMRSSTGFDQAETRVKIITSFLVGNLEVKRI; encoded by the coding sequence TTGTTTCAGAGAATAAAGAAGGACTTTGCAGGATGGATTGTCATCATCGCTGGATTCCTGCTTCTATTAGAGATTTTTGTGTTGCATCCAGGGTTGATTTTTTCCTTTTTAGTTTCGATTGGACTAATGTATTACGGTAAAAAGGGAAGGAAAAGGAAAATAGGCAAGCTGATGTTTTGGGCTGGTTTGCTTGTGCTTTTAATCAGTGTACTCAATATGTTTACAGTAAAATTCCTGCTGTTCAGTCTTCTTTTTTACTGGTTTGTGCAGTATATCCAGAAAAAGAACAATAAAGAAGTAATCAAGCCGATCATCAAGCATAAGGAAGCAGGAGATGCTGATGAGGTCATTATTAAAAAGGAGCCAATGTTTCGCAATCGCCTGTTTCAGCGGAATGAAACACCTGATCATGTTTACGAATGGAAGGATATCAATATTCAAACAGGTGCAAGTGACACAATCATCGATTTAAGCTATACAGTTTTGCCGCAAGGAGAGACAGTAATTGCAGTGCGAAATCTAGTCGGCAATGTGAAGATATACATTCCTTATGATTTAGAGGTCAGCATCAATCATTCTGTCCTGCTCGGTTCTGCGTATATATTTGATGAAGAGAATGCGGTCAATGCATTCAATATGAATATTATGAGAAGCAGCACTGGTTTTGACCAGGCTGAGACAAGAGTGAAGATTATCACCTCTTTCCTTGTAGGAAATCTTGAGGTGAAAAGAATATGA
- the thiS gene encoding sulfur carrier protein ThiS encodes MIIQLNGKSADIPEEIVTLQDLLVWYGLKDRIVIAELNREIIDKKNYQSTTLVNRDILELIHFVGGG; translated from the coding sequence ATGATTATTCAATTGAATGGGAAATCCGCGGATATACCGGAAGAGATTGTGACATTGCAAGATTTATTAGTGTGGTATGGACTTAAGGACAGAATAGTTATAGCAGAGCTAAACAGAGAAATTATTGACAAAAAAAACTATCAATCTACAACCCTTGTTAATAGGGATATATTAGAGCTTATTCATTTTGTAGGAGGAGGATAA
- a CDS encoding thiazole synthase, with translation MIMLKIGNRTFQSRLLLGTGKYPSYEVQKEAVAVSGAEILTFAVRRMNVFEESQPNFLEQLDLTKYSLLPNTAGAKNADEAVRIAKLAKASGLCDMVKVEIIGCSKSLLPDPIETLKASEKLLELGFTVLPYTSDDVVLARRLEELGVHAVMPGAAPIGSGRGIINPLNIRLIIEQSAIPVIVDAGVGSPKDAAFAMELGADGVLLNTAVSNANDPVKMAKGMSLAIEAGRLGFEAGRMDIKEYGEASSPLSGLVTS, from the coding sequence ATAATTATGTTGAAGATAGGAAATCGCACATTTCAATCAAGATTACTGCTTGGGACAGGTAAATATCCATCATATGAAGTTCAGAAAGAGGCTGTAGCGGTCTCAGGTGCCGAGATATTGACTTTTGCAGTTAGAAGAATGAATGTGTTTGAGGAATCTCAGCCTAATTTTCTTGAGCAATTGGATTTAACAAAATATTCGCTGCTGCCTAATACAGCAGGAGCAAAAAATGCGGACGAAGCAGTCCGGATTGCAAAGCTTGCAAAGGCTTCAGGTCTTTGCGACATGGTTAAGGTCGAAATTATAGGCTGTAGCAAATCATTGCTGCCAGATCCGATTGAAACATTGAAGGCGTCAGAAAAGCTGCTGGAGTTAGGGTTCACTGTTTTGCCGTATACGTCTGACGATGTGGTTTTGGCTAGGCGACTTGAGGAATTAGGGGTACATGCTGTGATGCCGGGTGCAGCTCCGATTGGCTCTGGAAGAGGAATCATTAACCCGTTAAATATCCGCCTGATAATTGAGCAATCAGCTATTCCTGTTATTGTAGATGCAGGTGTTGGTTCTCCTAAGGACGCAGCCTTTGCAATGGAGCTTGGGGCAGATGGCGTCCTGCTGAACACGGCAGTTTCGAATGCAAATGATCCTGTTAAAATGGCAAAGGGTATGAGTCTGGCAATTGAAGCAGGTAGACTAGGCTTTGAAGCTGGCCGAATGGATATTAAGGAATACGGCGAAGCGAGCAGCCCATTAAGCGGATTGGTAACATCATGA
- a CDS encoding ThiF family adenylyltransferase: MIRKYAKQELFIGAAGQKKMKESHAVILGVGALGSSTAEMLTRAGIKKLTIIDRDYVEYSNLQRQQLYTEEDAALKLPKAIAAKQRLEKINSDVSIDCRIEDITGQNIETIIKDSSIIIDGMDNFETRLIINDAAVKMNKPYIFGACVGSYGLTYPVIPGTTPCLHCIIKHLPAQTETCDSVGVISPIVQLVAAFQTAYALKLLTGKAVEPLLISYDIWNMQKAEIHAAKLKDSHCPTCSQRAFPYLEAGNQTKTDILCGRDAIQIRPGVSHIYDLKALSQNIQHVVRNMIVNPYLLACEYEEHRIVLFKDGRAIIHGTSERTRARAIYSRLVG, translated from the coding sequence ATGATTAGAAAGTATGCCAAACAGGAGCTGTTTATCGGAGCTGCTGGCCAAAAAAAAATGAAAGAAAGTCATGCGGTTATTTTAGGTGTCGGCGCACTTGGTTCTTCTACAGCGGAAATGCTGACAAGAGCAGGCATCAAGAAGCTGACTATTATAGATAGAGATTATGTCGAATATAGCAACCTTCAAAGACAGCAGCTGTATACCGAGGAAGATGCAGCCTTAAAGCTGCCAAAGGCTATAGCTGCAAAACAGAGGTTAGAGAAAATTAACAGCGATGTTTCAATAGACTGTCGTATAGAGGATATAACAGGTCAAAACATTGAAACAATCATCAAGGATTCTTCCATCATCATTGATGGCATGGATAACTTTGAAACAAGACTCATCATTAATGATGCAGCCGTAAAAATGAATAAACCATATATATTTGGTGCGTGTGTTGGCAGCTACGGCTTAACATATCCCGTCATTCCAGGCACTACACCTTGCCTGCACTGCATTATTAAGCATCTTCCTGCACAAACAGAGACATGTGACAGTGTTGGAGTTATCAGCCCAATTGTCCAGCTTGTGGCAGCATTTCAAACGGCTTATGCCTTGAAATTACTTACAGGAAAGGCCGTAGAACCTTTGCTTATATCCTATGATATTTGGAATATGCAAAAAGCGGAAATTCACGCAGCAAAGCTGAAGGATTCTCATTGTCCTACATGCAGTCAGAGGGCCTTCCCATATTTAGAAGCTGGTAATCAAACAAAGACAGACATACTATGTGGCAGAGATGCTATCCAAATTCGCCCTGGAGTTTCCCATATTTATGATCTAAAGGCATTGTCCCAAAATATACAGCATGTCGTTCGAAATATGATAGTAAATCCATATTTGCTTGCATGTGAATATGAAGAGCATCGCATTGTTCTCTTTAAGGACGGCCGTGCCATTATTCATGGTACAAGCGAGCGGACAAGAGCAAGGGCGATTTACAGCAGACTCGTGGGGTGA
- a CDS encoding magnesium transporter CorA family protein translates to MKKHHMGKWIWYALEKIEEIDQLKAELDIPIEDWHKIINEKKGNYLEMDTSTIGKESLSGSLIYNRKIEERGDYELFYFYLCGDYLITLDYHDNSLHLNKRSNIIQSAQNAISPVDGFMVILGNIMTDILYHIDTYEEKLDELIWDVKEKNSTKTLDKIYQSRHEILIWKNVMMPFLELKFAIEEAFGEDATDGRDYKRVSKRIQRGLTLVDEYEKELNNLVHFEEVVSQHRGNEIMKTLTVFTALCTPIMALGALWGMNFKYMPELDWKYGYAISLALIVLTTVIIYAYLKTRGWMGDLLKAKKKNSFFQ, encoded by the coding sequence TTGAAAAAGCATCACATGGGCAAATGGATTTGGTATGCACTTGAAAAGATTGAAGAGATCGACCAATTAAAAGCAGAACTGGACATTCCCATTGAAGATTGGCACAAAATCATCAATGAAAAAAAAGGGAACTATTTGGAGATGGATACATCAACAATCGGCAAGGAATCTTTGAGTGGTTCACTTATCTATAATCGGAAAATTGAGGAAAGAGGAGATTATGAGCTGTTTTACTTCTATCTGTGTGGCGATTATCTCATCACATTGGATTATCATGATAACAGCCTCCATTTAAACAAAAGGTCAAATATTATTCAATCTGCCCAAAATGCCATATCCCCAGTTGATGGGTTTATGGTGATTCTTGGCAACATTATGACAGATATTCTTTACCATATTGATACATACGAGGAAAAGCTAGATGAATTAATATGGGATGTGAAAGAGAAGAATAGTACAAAAACCTTAGATAAAATTTATCAGTCAAGGCATGAAATACTTATTTGGAAAAACGTCATGATGCCCTTTTTAGAGCTGAAGTTTGCCATTGAGGAAGCCTTTGGAGAGGATGCCACAGATGGCAGAGATTATAAGCGAGTTTCTAAGCGGATTCAGAGAGGACTTACTTTAGTTGATGAGTATGAAAAAGAATTAAATAATCTCGTCCACTTTGAAGAGGTTGTTTCCCAGCATCGAGGAAATGAAATTATGAAGACATTGACAGTGTTTACGGCCCTTTGTACTCCTATTATGGCACTTGGAGCATTGTGGGGTATGAACTTTAAATATATGCCTGAGCTTGATTGGAAATATGGCTATGCCATTTCGCTTGCCTTAATCGTGCTGACTACTGTAATTATTTATGCTTATTTAAAAACAAGGGGATGGATGGGTGATCTTCTAAAGGCAAAAAAGAAAAATTCTTTCTTTCAATAG
- a CDS encoding acyl-CoA thioesterase: MVGSKYCSESLVVKTSIVFPTDTNTYGTLFGGKLMAYIDDTAAIAAMKHARKHIVTASTDSVDFLHPIQEGNSVCLEAFVTYTGTSSMEVFVKVTSEDLLSGEKHLCALSFLTMVAIDEHGKPTAVPQVVPQTEEEISLFESGKVRAQMRRNRKAETQELARKYKSK; the protein is encoded by the coding sequence ATGGTAGGTTCTAAATATTGCAGTGAGTCGCTCGTTGTTAAAACGAGCATTGTTTTCCCAACAGATACGAACACTTATGGCACATTGTTCGGAGGGAAATTAATGGCATATATTGATGATACGGCTGCTATTGCTGCCATGAAACATGCAAGAAAGCATATTGTGACAGCTTCAACTGATTCAGTTGATTTCCTTCATCCAATTCAAGAGGGCAATTCAGTTTGTTTAGAAGCCTTTGTAACCTATACAGGAACCTCCTCTATGGAGGTGTTCGTAAAGGTGACATCTGAAGACTTGCTTTCAGGAGAAAAACATCTTTGTGCTCTCAGCTTTTTGACAATGGTTGCCATAGATGAACACGGCAAACCAACAGCAGTGCCGCAGGTTGTCCCACAAACGGAAGAAGAAATCAGTTTGTTTGAATCAGGTAAAGTTCGTGCCCAGATGAGAAGAAACAGAAAAGCAGAGACACAGGAGCTTGCTCGGAAATATAAGTCCAAGTGA
- a CDS encoding lmo0954 family membrane protein: MKKFGLFLIGATAAIVLLSHLGPLVGLVISGVLLYLVFKQFMKAGTTGAKIGWGALGIVLLCITASNLPAIIALVAAYVLLLVFKKWKKSGAVTQKSNSDDPFQNFEKQWSELNK; encoded by the coding sequence ATGAAAAAATTTGGTTTATTTCTTATAGGAGCGACAGCAGCAATTGTCCTGCTGTCACATTTAGGTCCTTTAGTAGGATTAGTTATTAGCGGAGTATTGCTGTACCTTGTGTTCAAGCAATTTATGAAGGCAGGTACAACTGGGGCAAAAATAGGCTGGGGTGCTTTAGGTATCGTGTTACTGTGCATCACAGCAAGCAATCTTCCAGCAATCATTGCCCTTGTTGCAGCATACGTCCTGTTGTTAGTGTTTAAAAAGTGGAAAAAATCAGGTGCAGTTACACAGAAATCAAACTCAGATGATCCGTTCCAGAATTTTGAAAAGCAATGGTCTGAACTAAATAAATAA
- a CDS encoding sensor histidine kinase, with protein MSIIQRQILWGMSIALILLLFTSGAFLLVFPPDSWNDIWEKQVLDIPFVLFLVSADVAIGLFFGVLSGYSWRKQFNALDGIIHSGDKNKELERESSGFYEEIHSLGAKITNVQNKLKEQIRLSQKLVTEQAEDQHSRVQAVIADERNRLARELHDSVSQQLFAASMLLSAINERRQPEGDPIESKQLKLVEETIHQSQLEMRALLLHLRPAALKDKTLKEGIMELLSELVHKVEMKITWKLEEFSLDKGIEDHLFRILQESVSNTLRHAKASNFDVQLLHREQYVILRVMDDGIGFDVEESKTGSYGLQNMQERAAEIGGQLKIVSLQQKGTRLEVKVPMILDVEAKA; from the coding sequence ATGAGCATAATCCAAAGGCAAATTCTCTGGGGAATGAGTATTGCATTAATTCTGCTTCTGTTCACATCAGGTGCCTTCCTGCTTGTGTTCCCGCCAGATAGCTGGAATGATATTTGGGAAAAGCAAGTCCTTGATATCCCATTTGTTCTATTTCTAGTTAGTGCGGATGTGGCAATAGGCCTTTTTTTTGGTGTGTTGAGCGGGTATTCATGGAGGAAGCAGTTTAATGCACTTGATGGCATCATCCACAGCGGAGACAAAAATAAGGAATTGGAACGAGAGAGCTCTGGCTTTTATGAGGAAATTCATTCTTTAGGGGCAAAAATAACGAATGTACAAAACAAACTTAAGGAACAAATTAGACTATCACAAAAGCTTGTGACAGAGCAAGCAGAGGATCAGCATTCCAGAGTGCAAGCAGTCATTGCTGATGAGCGGAATCGGCTTGCAAGAGAGCTTCACGATTCTGTCAGTCAGCAGCTTTTTGCTGCTTCCATGCTATTGTCTGCAATCAATGAAAGAAGGCAGCCTGAAGGTGATCCGATCGAGTCAAAGCAGTTAAAGCTAGTAGAAGAGACAATCCACCAGTCACAGCTTGAAATGAGAGCATTGCTGCTGCACTTGAGACCTGCAGCTCTTAAGGATAAAACGTTAAAAGAAGGAATAATGGAGCTTTTATCAGAGCTTGTCCATAAAGTAGAAATGAAAATAACATGGAAGCTAGAGGAATTTAGCCTAGATAAAGGAATTGAAGACCATTTATTCCGTATACTGCAGGAATCTGTTTCAAATACACTTAGGCATGCAAAAGCAAGTAATTTTGATGTGCAGCTTTTACATAGAGAACAATATGTTATCTTAAGGGTCATGGATGATGGGATTGGATTCGATGTGGAAGAAAGCAAAACCGGCTCATATGGACTGCAGAACATGCAGGAGCGGGCAGCGGAAATTGGCGGTCAGCTGAAAATAGTCAGTCTGCAGCAAAAAGGGACACGGCTTGAAGTGAAGGTGCCAATGATTTTAGATGTGGAGGCGAAAGCATGA
- a CDS encoding response regulator transcription factor, whose product MIRVLFVDDHEMVRIGVSSYLSAQSDIEVVGEADNGKTAIEMALELRPDIILMDLVMDEMDGIEATKHIVEAWPEAKIIIVTSFLDDEKVYPALQAGATSYMLKTSKASEIAEAVRSTFNGQIVLEPEVTDKMMMKMREKPKILLHDDLTAREMEILLLMAEGKSNQEIADVLFIAIKTVKTHVSNILSKLQVQDRTQAVIYAFKYRLVE is encoded by the coding sequence ATGATTAGAGTTCTGTTTGTTGATGATCACGAGATGGTGCGGATAGGCGTGTCCTCCTATTTATCGGCACAGTCGGATATTGAAGTCGTCGGTGAAGCTGACAATGGAAAAACAGCAATTGAAATGGCTTTAGAATTGCGCCCTGATATCATTTTAATGGATTTGGTCATGGATGAAATGGATGGGATTGAAGCAACAAAGCATATTGTTGAAGCCTGGCCTGAAGCGAAAATTATTATTGTAACGAGCTTCCTGGATGATGAGAAGGTATATCCAGCTTTGCAGGCAGGAGCGACCAGTTATATGCTGAAAACGTCGAAGGCAAGTGAAATAGCTGAGGCAGTCCGTTCCACCTTTAATGGTCAGATTGTACTCGAACCAGAGGTCACTGATAAAATGATGATGAAAATGAGAGAGAAGCCGAAAATCTTGCTTCATGATGACCTAACAGCAAGAGAGATGGAAATACTGCTGCTAATGGCTGAAGGGAAAAGCAATCAGGAAATTGCCGATGTTTTGTTTATTGCCATCAAAACAGTCAAAACACATGTTAGTAATATTTTAAGCAAGCTACAAGTGCAGGACAGGACGCAGGCAGTCATTTATGCATTTAAATATCGGCTTGTTGAGTAG